From one Eptesicus fuscus isolate TK198812 chromosome 3, DD_ASM_mEF_20220401, whole genome shotgun sequence genomic stretch:
- the LOC103302963 gene encoding LOW QUALITY PROTEIN: zinc finger BED domain-containing protein 5-like (The sequence of the model RefSeq protein was modified relative to this genomic sequence to represent the inferred CDS: deleted 2 bases in 2 codons; substituted 1 base at 1 genomic stop codon): MEPPLIIRKLPFNLAAVDHGEKNVKKRKYSEDFLQYSFTSIITAGIEKPQCVICCEVLSAESMKPNKLKRHFGSKHPSFAGKNTNYFRSKADGLKKARLDTGGKNHKQNVAAIEASYLVALRIARAMKPHTIAEDLLLPAAKDIVRVMIGDEFVMKLSAISLSNDTVRRRIDDMSADILDQVIQEIKSAPLPIFSIQLDESTAIANCSQLLVYVRYINDGDFKDEFLFCKPLEMTTTARDVFDTVGSFLKEHKISWEKVCGVCTDGAPAMLGCXSGFQRLVLNESPKVIGTHCMIHWQILATKTLPQELQEVMKSVISSVNFVKASTLNSRLFSQLCNELDALNNALLFHTEVRWFKRSRGKALKRVFELYDELKMFFNQKARLQFEALFSDKSELQKIAYLVAIFAILNELNLSVQGPNATCLDLSEKIRSLQMKLQLWQKKLDENKIYMLPTLSAFFEEHDIEPDKRITMIISVKEHLHMLADEISSYFPNLPDTPFALARSPFTVKVEDVPETAQEEFIELINSDAARTDFSTMPVTKFWIKCLQSYPVLSETVLCLLLPFPTTYLCETGFSSWLVIKSKYRSRLVVEDDLRCALAKTAPRISDLVRKKQSQPSH, translated from the exons AGAacgttaagaaaagaaaatatagtgaggattttttaCAGTATAGTTTTACCTCAATAATTacagcaggaattgagaaacCGCAATGTGTTATTTGTTGTGAAGTTCTATCAGCCGAATCTATGAAGCCGAACAAACTAAAACGCCATTTTGGTAGCAAGCATCCAAGCTTTGCCGGCAAGAATACCAACTATTTTAGAAGCAAAGCTGATGGACTCAAGAAAGCCAGACTTGACACTGGTGGCAAGAACCACAAACAAAACGTAGCAGCCATTGAAGCTTCATATTTGGTGGCACTCAGAATCGCCAGAGCTATGAAACCTCACACCATTGCTGAGGATTTACTGTTGCCAGCGGCCAAAGACATTGTTCGAGTTATGATCGGAGACGAATTTGTTATGAAATTGAGTGCAATTTCCTTATCTAACGACACTGTCCGCAGAAGAATAGATGACATGTCTGCTGATATTCTTGATCAGGTAATCCAGGAAATTAAATCTGCTCCACTTCCAATATTTAGTATCCAGCTTGATGAATCTACAGCCATTGCAAACTGTTCACAGTTACTGGTTTATGTGAGGTATATTAATGATGGCGACTTTaaagatgagtttcttttttgcaaACCTCTTGAAATGACAACTACTGCACGTGATGTATTTGACACAGTTGGTTCATTTCTGAAAGAGCATAAGATCTCTTGGGAAAAGGTTTGTGGTGTTTGCACAGATGGTGCTCCAGCTATGCTAGGATGTTGATCTGGATTTCAACGTTTGGTACTGAATGAGTCACCAAAAGTCATCGGAACTCACTGTATGATTCATTGGCAAATATTAGCAACGAAGACGCTGCCACAAGAGTTACAAGAAGTAATGAAAAGTGTCATAAGTTCTGTCAATTTTGTAAAGGCAAGCACTTTAAACAGTCGACTGTTTTCACAACTGTGCAACGAGTTGGATGCGCTGAACAATGCTCTGCTATTTCACACTGAAGTGAGATGGTTT AAACGTTCAAGAGGAAAAGCTTTAAAACGTGTTTTTGAGCTTTATGATGAactcaaaatgttttttaatcagaaagcaaGACTGCAGTTTGAAGCACTTTTCAGTGATAAAAGTGAACTGCAGAAAATAGCTTACTTGGTTGCCATCTTTGCCATCTTGAATGAGTTAAATTTATCAGTTCAAGGACCAAATGCAACATGCCTGgatttgtctgaaaagatccgatcattgcaaatgaaacttcagctttggcaa aaaaaattggatgaaaataaaatttacatgttgcctaccttatctgctttctttgaggaacatgacattgaaccagacaaaaggattacgatgataatttctgtgaaagaacaCTTGCACATGCTTGCAGACGAAATTTCATCGTACTTTCCAAATCTACCTGACACCCCATTTGCACTTGCCAGAAGCCCATTCACAGTCAAAGTTGAAGATGTTCCTGAGACAGCACAAGAGGAGTTCATTGAACTTATTAACAGCGATGCAGCGAGAACTGATTTCTCTACAATGCCAGTTACAAAATTCTGGATCAAGTGTTTGCAGTCATATCCTGTTCTGTCTGAGACTGTGTTGTGccttcttcttccatttccaacaACATATCTTTGTGAAACAGGGTTTTCCAGCTGGTTGGTTATCAAGTCTAAATACAGAAGTAGACTTGTTGTGGAAGATGATCTTCGTTGTGCTCTTGCAAAGACTGCCCCGAGAATTTCTGATCTGGTGAGAAAGAAGCAATCTCAACCTTCACACTGA